A genomic segment from Chrysemys picta bellii isolate R12L10 chromosome 11, ASM1138683v2, whole genome shotgun sequence encodes:
- the LOC101944520 gene encoding interferon lambda-3-like: protein MVNVGDKLLFALAIWTMTTEAFPKGTERTKCHLAKYKSLPPRELEAFKKAKDKFEDMMLSSNRKCNTRIFHRNWEVKELSVHDRVILVENELDFTINVLENVEDPSLSKLLSRPLEILTQIRGDLRDCTRQTHSHRHSRRLNNWLQNFHKSKETETTGCLEASVILNLFRLLNKDLRCAAYMELCV, encoded by the exons atggtgaaCGTAGGCGACAAACTTCTCTTTGCTCTGGCCATCTGGACGATGACTACAGAGGCCTTTCCCAAAGGCACTGAGAGGACAAAATGCCACCTTGCAAAATACAAGTCCCTGCCACCTCGGGAACTGGAGGCCTTCAAGAAAGCCAAGGACAAATTT GAGGATATGATGCTGTCGTCAAACCGAAAATGCAACACCAGGATTTTCCACCGGAACTGGGAAGTCAAAGAGCTGTCG GTGCACGATAGAGTCATCCTGGTAGAGAACGAGCTGGACTTTACCATTAACGTGCTGGAGAATGTTGAGGACCCCAGTCTGTCCAAACTGCTCTCAAGGCCGCTAGAAATCCTGACACAGATCAGAGGGGACCTGAGGGACTGT ACCAGACAAACTCATTCTCATCGACACTCCAGGAGGTTGAACAATTGGCTCCAAAATTTCCATAAGAGCAAGGAGACG GAAACAACTGGCTGCCTGGAAGCATCTGTGATCCTCAATCTCTTCCGACTGCTGAACAAAGACTTGAGATGCGCTGCCTACATGGAGCTGTGTGTGTAG